In the genome of Anomalospiza imberbis isolate Cuckoo-Finch-1a 21T00152 chromosome 11, ASM3175350v1, whole genome shotgun sequence, one region contains:
- the HESX1 gene encoding homeobox expressed in ES cells 1 isoform X1 — protein sequence MLAEGEVMAGPSLCAATTAASPDLHKVPGLGESKTTHCSFSIESILGLEQKKDGIPAGKPYRPWMDACTSLALLFLLFLVLGDDNNPHLQIPVVCYENPLFHARSDPVQEENVLKCEKYFSVTERLSFKRELSWYRGRRPRTAFTRSQIEVLENVFKMNSYPGIDIREELARKLDLDEDRIQIWFQNRRAKLKRSHRESQFLMVKNTFTSSLLE from the exons ATGCTGGCTGAGGGCGAAGTCATGGCTGGTCCCTCGCTGTGTGCTGCCACCACAGCGGCCTCTCCGGACCTGCACAAGGTGCCCGGCTTGGGAGAGAGTAAAACCACACACTGCTCCTTTTCAATTGAGAGTATATTGGGACTGGAGCAGAAAAAAGATGGCATTCCCGCTGGGAAACCTTACAGACCCTGGATGGATGCATGCACCAGCTTGG CTCTCCTTTTCTTGCTCTTTCTAGTTTTAGGTGATGACAATAATCCCCATCTGCAAATCCCTGTTGTTTGCTATGAAAATCCATTATTTCATGCTAGAAGTGATCCAGTGCAAGAGGAAAACGTtttgaaatgtgaaaaatatttttcagtcaCTGAAAGACTGTCTTTCAAACGAGAATTGAGCTGGTACAGGGGTAGAAGACCAAGAACTGCATTCACTAGAAGCCAG ATTGAAGTcttggaaaatgtttttaaaatgaactCCTACCCTGGCATTGATATTAGAGAAGAGTTAGCACGCAAATTAGATTTAGATGAAGACAGGATCCag ATCTGGTTTCAGAACCGTCGTGCAAAGCTGAAAAGATCACACAGAGAATCTCAGTTTCTAATGGTGAAAAATACTTTCACCTCCAGCCTGCTAGAGTAG
- the HESX1 gene encoding homeobox expressed in ES cells 1 isoform X2 — translation MLAEGEVMAGPSLCAATTAASPDLHKVPGLGESKTTHCSFSIESILGLEQKKDGIPAGKPYRPWMDACTSLVLGDDNNPHLQIPVVCYENPLFHARSDPVQEENVLKCEKYFSVTERLSFKRELSWYRGRRPRTAFTRSQIEVLENVFKMNSYPGIDIREELARKLDLDEDRIQIWFQNRRAKLKRSHRESQFLMVKNTFTSSLLE, via the exons ATGCTGGCTGAGGGCGAAGTCATGGCTGGTCCCTCGCTGTGTGCTGCCACCACAGCGGCCTCTCCGGACCTGCACAAGGTGCCCGGCTTGGGAGAGAGTAAAACCACACACTGCTCCTTTTCAATTGAGAGTATATTGGGACTGGAGCAGAAAAAAGATGGCATTCCCGCTGGGAAACCTTACAGACCCTGGATGGATGCATGCACCAGCTTGG TTTTAGGTGATGACAATAATCCCCATCTGCAAATCCCTGTTGTTTGCTATGAAAATCCATTATTTCATGCTAGAAGTGATCCAGTGCAAGAGGAAAACGTtttgaaatgtgaaaaatatttttcagtcaCTGAAAGACTGTCTTTCAAACGAGAATTGAGCTGGTACAGGGGTAGAAGACCAAGAACTGCATTCACTAGAAGCCAG ATTGAAGTcttggaaaatgtttttaaaatgaactCCTACCCTGGCATTGATATTAGAGAAGAGTTAGCACGCAAATTAGATTTAGATGAAGACAGGATCCag ATCTGGTTTCAGAACCGTCGTGCAAAGCTGAAAAGATCACACAGAGAATCTCAGTTTCTAATGGTGAAAAATACTTTCACCTCCAGCCTGCTAGAGTAG